A portion of the Acidobacteriaceae bacterium genome contains these proteins:
- a CDS encoding RidA family protein: MAKQIISTPDAPQAIGPYSQAVRLGNMLFTSGQIPLDPATGEMITGDITAQTERVVANLQALLKAAGFTVENVVKTTVFLKDMNDFAAMNAVYTTVFAAEGAKPPARSTIQVARLPKDALVEIEVTALLD, from the coding sequence ATGGCAAAGCAGATCATCAGCACACCGGACGCGCCGCAAGCTATCGGCCCTTACTCGCAGGCCGTGCGCCTGGGCAACATGCTCTTCACCTCGGGACAGATCCCGCTCGACCCCGCTACCGGCGAGATGATCACCGGCGACATCACCGCACAGACTGAGCGCGTCGTCGCGAACCTGCAGGCCCTGTTGAAAGCCGCTGGGTTTACTGTGGAGAACGTGGTGAAAACCACCGTCTTTCTCAAAGACATGAACGACTTCGCCGCAATGAACGCGGTGTACACCACCGTCTTCGCTGCCGAAGGCGCCAAGCCGCCCGCACGCTCCACCATCCAGGTCGCTCGCCTGCCCAAGGACGCGCTGGTGGAGATCGAAGTCACCGCGCTACTCGACTAA
- a CDS encoding TonB-dependent receptor has translation MRSFAKLLLLFFAFGLFAPHKAFSQTDTATLSGTVVDSTGASIPGATVTVRQTSTNFSRTVTTSGDGGFRVEFLPIGSYAVHVSAPGFQTLERSGITLNAMQSASLDKVALAVGQEQQVVEVTSDLPLVNNTNSTLGRVIDNQEVDNLPLVGRNPYDLLPLTPGVQASRTVNNLGYPEQHTYINGSTDGTVGQVSYYLDGGINMTGLRNTGNILPNPDAIQEFSVQTNNFSAQFGRTSAGIVSAVTKSGTNKVHGSVFDFERNNAANASSWGTGQKALPLHRHQFGATVGGPVVKDKTFFFGSYAGLRQSQSAPLNSAIVPDTLQRAGNFSENLPTNSGTITSCTQTVSATDKALTDHGGRFIVCNPITRVPYAGNIITSTLDPTAQQVLSRNVPGPSNTNNGLISTYTTQNQSDEFLIKIDHNIGNHRISANYFQTNGMSTQLPSGGTVPGWSMQLFNWRQQNANLSDTWTINSSMVNQVWANYSRLIAGRTNIPQTTIAAYGSDFNVQGTPSLPQISVNGWFTLSQAIAGPLAGDNLYALRDVMAWNKGRHSIHLGAEGALEKDAQQTLLNNYGVFAFTSSTTSRTGNALSDFVLGRPNTMNQDSPVYANANYFNYGAFFQDDWRVLPNLTLNLGLRYDVQTAPTDTMNRTTNFRAGVQSVAIPSAPRGLLFPGDPGVPKTGSPTRYNHVSPRIGFAWDAFGNGKTIVHAGAGLFFGSIGGNEFELPSNSQPFSVRAQYSNVTSLTHPYSTDTTDFPGGISPYPYNYDPANPRFIKPTQILAMDADYRWPYNYQMNFAVEQQFTPTLAVSMAFVSALNRKLPLYDDANYPVFNTATPTANTTATANARRPVNVAIGGTPTYSQVYVVRSRQTSNYNGLQVSVDKRFSQHFSAKGYYSWSKTLASAYMNNNTLGNNFEDYNLPQLDRQRTDLDVRHTAVFNVLLKPDYYKGKNPFVRGAFNGWTISAIATISSGAPFNITTGSDNNGDGNTSDRPNVVAGKKVGILPNATAAKWFDTTAFCGYSASSPTTCPGTGPGGSDGTLRPYAIDAPGVRNINAAVFRDFPVYRQVKLQFRGEAINVFNFTNLGAPTGTLSSGNFGKITGVNSNFDNRQLQLGARILF, from the coding sequence ATGCGCTCGTTCGCTAAATTGCTTTTACTATTTTTCGCCTTCGGCCTCTTCGCGCCGCATAAGGCTTTCAGTCAGACTGACACCGCCACTCTCTCAGGAACGGTCGTTGACTCCACCGGGGCGTCCATCCCCGGTGCGACGGTCACCGTTCGCCAAACCTCCACGAATTTCTCCCGTACGGTCACGACCAGTGGCGACGGCGGCTTCCGCGTCGAGTTTCTTCCCATTGGCTCGTATGCCGTACACGTTTCTGCACCCGGTTTTCAGACGCTTGAACGCTCCGGCATCACGCTGAACGCGATGCAGTCGGCATCGCTGGACAAGGTTGCACTGGCTGTTGGGCAGGAGCAGCAGGTGGTCGAAGTGACCAGCGATCTGCCGCTTGTGAACAACACAAACTCCACACTGGGGCGAGTGATCGACAACCAGGAGGTGGATAACCTTCCGCTCGTTGGCCGCAATCCGTACGATCTTCTTCCCCTGACTCCGGGCGTTCAGGCAAGCCGTACGGTGAACAACCTTGGCTATCCTGAGCAGCATACGTACATCAACGGATCGACGGACGGAACGGTCGGTCAGGTCAGCTACTACCTGGACGGCGGAATCAACATGACGGGGTTGCGCAACACGGGCAACATTCTGCCGAACCCGGACGCCATTCAGGAGTTCAGCGTCCAGACGAACAACTTCTCCGCGCAGTTCGGTCGCACGTCTGCGGGCATTGTTTCGGCTGTGACGAAGTCGGGCACCAACAAGGTGCACGGGTCGGTTTTTGACTTCGAGCGCAATAACGCAGCCAACGCTTCAAGCTGGGGCACCGGGCAGAAGGCGCTGCCGCTGCATCGTCATCAGTTTGGCGCTACGGTCGGCGGTCCGGTCGTCAAGGACAAGACGTTCTTCTTCGGTTCGTACGCTGGTCTGCGCCAGTCGCAGAGCGCACCGCTGAACAGCGCGATTGTTCCTGACACGTTGCAGCGTGCCGGCAACTTCAGCGAAAACCTGCCGACAAACTCGGGCACGATCACAAGCTGCACGCAGACGGTTTCTGCAACGGACAAGGCGCTCACCGATCACGGCGGACGCTTCATCGTTTGCAACCCGATCACCCGTGTGCCGTATGCGGGCAACATCATCACCAGCACGCTCGACCCCACCGCGCAGCAGGTGTTGAGCCGCAATGTTCCGGGCCCTTCGAACACAAACAACGGGCTTATTTCGACGTACACTACGCAGAACCAGAGCGATGAGTTCCTGATCAAGATTGACCACAACATCGGCAATCACCGCATCAGCGCGAACTACTTCCAGACGAACGGCATGAGCACACAGCTTCCTTCGGGCGGCACGGTTCCGGGCTGGTCGATGCAGCTCTTCAACTGGCGTCAGCAGAACGCGAACCTTTCGGACACATGGACGATTAACTCGTCGATGGTCAATCAGGTGTGGGCGAACTACTCGCGCCTGATCGCTGGCCGTACAAACATTCCGCAGACGACGATTGCGGCCTATGGCTCGGACTTCAACGTGCAGGGAACACCGTCGCTACCGCAAATTTCGGTCAACGGCTGGTTCACGCTGTCGCAGGCGATCGCTGGCCCTCTGGCGGGTGACAACCTGTACGCGCTGCGCGATGTGATGGCCTGGAACAAGGGGCGGCACTCCATTCATCTCGGCGCAGAAGGCGCGTTGGAGAAGGACGCGCAGCAGACGCTGCTGAACAACTACGGCGTCTTTGCGTTCACCTCCAGCACGACTTCACGTACCGGTAACGCGCTCAGCGACTTTGTGCTGGGCCGGCCGAACACGATGAACCAGGACTCGCCCGTCTATGCGAACGCCAATTACTTCAACTACGGCGCCTTCTTCCAGGATGACTGGCGGGTACTGCCCAACCTTACGCTGAACCTTGGCCTGCGTTACGACGTGCAGACCGCACCGACCGACACCATGAACCGCACCACGAACTTCCGAGCCGGTGTTCAATCTGTGGCGATTCCATCGGCTCCGCGTGGCCTGCTCTTCCCAGGTGACCCCGGCGTGCCGAAGACCGGTTCGCCGACGCGTTACAACCATGTGTCGCCGCGTATCGGTTTTGCGTGGGATGCCTTCGGCAACGGCAAAACGATTGTTCATGCTGGCGCGGGTCTGTTCTTTGGATCCATCGGCGGCAACGAGTTTGAGCTTCCGTCGAACTCGCAGCCGTTCTCGGTGCGTGCGCAGTACAGCAACGTTACGAGCCTGACGCATCCCTACTCGACGGACACGACGGACTTCCCTGGCGGTATCTCGCCGTATCCATACAACTACGATCCGGCGAACCCGCGCTTCATCAAGCCCACGCAGATTCTGGCGATGGATGCGGATTACCGCTGGCCGTATAACTACCAGATGAACTTTGCCGTAGAGCAGCAGTTCACGCCGACGCTGGCTGTTTCCATGGCCTTCGTCAGCGCGCTCAACCGCAAGCTGCCGCTCTATGACGACGCGAATTATCCGGTCTTCAACACGGCAACCCCGACGGCGAATACAACGGCAACGGCGAATGCTCGTCGTCCGGTGAATGTGGCTATCGGCGGCACACCGACGTATAGCCAGGTGTACGTAGTGCGTTCACGCCAGACGTCGAACTACAACGGTCTGCAGGTGTCGGTGGACAAGCGCTTCTCGCAGCACTTCAGCGCGAAGGGCTACTACTCATGGTCGAAGACGCTGGCGTCGGCGTACATGAATAACAACACACTGGGTAACAACTTCGAGGACTACAACCTGCCGCAGCTTGACCGCCAGCGCACGGACCTCGATGTTCGCCACACGGCGGTCTTCAACGTGCTGTTGAAGCCGGATTACTACAAGGGCAAGAACCCGTTCGTTCGTGGTGCGTTCAATGGCTGGACGATCTCGGCGATTGCGACGATCTCGAGCGGCGCACCGTTCAACATCACGACCGGCTCCGATAACAACGGCGACGGGAACACCAGCGATCGCCCCAATGTCGTTGCGGGCAAGAAGGTCGGCATCCTGCCGAACGCGACGGCTGCGAAGTGGTTCGATACGACTGCTTTCTGCGGCTATAGCGCCAGCTCACCCACGACCTGCCCAGGCACCGGCCCTGGTGGTTCGGATGGCACGCTGCGTCCTTATGCCATCGACGCTCCGGGTGTTCGCAACATCAACGCTGCGGTCTTCCGCGACTTCCCGGTCTACCGGCAGGTAAAGCTGCAGTTCCGCGGCGAGGCGATCAACGTCTTCAACTTCACCAACCTGGGCGCGCCGACTGGCACGCTCTCGTCGGGGAACTTTGGCAAGATCACCGGTGTCAACAGCAACTTCGACAACCGTCAGCTTCAGCTTGGCGCTCGCATCCTGTTCTAA
- the trpS gene encoding tryptophan--tRNA ligase, with the protein MSSSNPVSYCDPKPVSLPGAPRPRVLSGMRPTGKLHLGNYMGALYNWVKLQAEYECYFFIADLHALTTDYADPSQLKQNIFDIALDFFAAGINPGKSTLFVQSHVPQHAELHLLFSMITPLGWLERVPTYKDQQQQLAEKDLNTYGFLGYPLLQSADILLYKPRFVPVGADQVAHVELTREVARRFNQFYSPKRIVPGAAGTVQTELDPDRLLLPEPEALLTPSPKLPGLDGRKMSKSYGNAIYLTDDMSTVMRKAQSMTNGGQRPTQHDPGDPDICPVADLHTVFSRVEMDSTIREGCRNASLRCDECKMMLGTSIVEHIAPMQVRRRELEDKPDVIWDVLEDGARRAAKSAEAVMAEIRSATGLSRDLSGIRARKTSLFSAQESAEREVYDLEHLSAWWSNEPLVLARNLRDTWRQEIAGPHVSLKQESEGLYLTRNNRRVAVVAAREDDAEETWSFVLKPKSYEIISLLCWDKKHRLHDFIVPQKMYVGPWSAAKKAAGKDNITFSVVKQNDHYILQLPNAAGIDITDTEHSYATIGD; encoded by the coding sequence ATGAGTTCTTCGAATCCCGTTTCCTACTGCGACCCCAAGCCCGTCTCTCTGCCAGGAGCACCGCGTCCTCGCGTGCTCAGCGGCATGCGCCCCACCGGCAAGCTGCACCTCGGCAACTACATGGGCGCGCTCTACAACTGGGTCAAGCTGCAGGCAGAGTATGAGTGCTACTTCTTCATCGCCGACCTGCACGCACTGACTACCGATTACGCTGATCCAAGCCAGCTCAAGCAGAACATCTTCGACATCGCGCTCGACTTCTTCGCCGCAGGGATCAACCCTGGCAAGTCGACGCTTTTTGTTCAGTCGCATGTTCCGCAGCACGCGGAGCTTCATCTGCTCTTCAGCATGATTACGCCGCTTGGCTGGCTGGAACGCGTCCCCACGTACAAGGACCAGCAGCAGCAACTTGCCGAGAAGGACCTGAACACGTACGGCTTCCTTGGCTATCCGTTGCTGCAGTCTGCGGACATCCTGCTCTACAAGCCGCGCTTTGTGCCCGTTGGAGCCGACCAGGTGGCGCACGTTGAGTTGACGCGCGAAGTGGCGCGCCGGTTCAACCAGTTTTACTCGCCCAAGCGCATTGTGCCCGGTGCCGCAGGAACGGTGCAGACAGAGCTCGATCCCGATCGCCTTCTGTTGCCGGAGCCCGAGGCTTTGTTGACCCCTTCGCCGAAGCTCCCTGGGCTGGACGGCCGCAAGATGTCGAAGAGCTATGGGAATGCGATCTATCTGACCGACGATATGTCCACGGTCATGCGCAAGGCCCAGAGCATGACGAACGGCGGACAACGCCCGACGCAGCATGACCCCGGCGATCCGGATATTTGCCCGGTTGCTGATCTGCACACGGTTTTCTCGCGTGTGGAGATGGACTCGACGATCCGCGAGGGATGCCGCAACGCCTCGTTGCGTTGTGACGAGTGCAAGATGATGCTCGGAACCTCGATCGTGGAGCACATCGCGCCGATGCAGGTGCGTCGTCGTGAGCTGGAAGATAAGCCCGACGTCATCTGGGATGTTCTTGAAGACGGTGCGCGCCGTGCCGCGAAGAGTGCGGAAGCTGTGATGGCGGAGATCCGTTCGGCCACGGGGCTGTCCCGTGACCTTTCGGGCATCCGTGCGCGGAAGACGAGCCTCTTTTCTGCACAGGAGAGCGCTGAGCGAGAGGTCTACGACCTGGAGCATTTGAGCGCCTGGTGGTCGAACGAGCCTCTGGTGCTTGCCCGTAACCTGCGCGATACCTGGAGGCAGGAGATTGCCGGCCCGCATGTATCGCTGAAGCAGGAGTCGGAAGGCCTTTATCTGACGCGGAATAATCGACGCGTTGCTGTAGTCGCTGCGCGCGAGGATGATGCGGAGGAGACCTGGAGCTTTGTCCTGAAGCCCAAGTCGTACGAGATCATCAGCTTGCTTTGCTGGGACAAGAAGCACCGTCTGCACGACTTCATCGTTCCGCAGAAGATGTATGTTGGCCCGTGGTCGGCGGCGAAGAAGGCTGCCGGTAAGGACAACATCACCTTCTCTGTAGTGAAGCAGAACGATCACTATATCCTGCAGCTACCCAACGCTGCGGGTATCGACATCACCGATACGGAGCACAGCTATGCCACCATCGGAGACTAA
- the rpmB gene encoding 50S ribosomal protein L28, translating to MAQVCELCGKGPQFGNNVSHAHNVTRRRWNPNLQSVKSKTNGVSKRVKVCTGCIKTGKIVKG from the coding sequence ATGGCACAGGTTTGCGAGCTCTGCGGTAAGGGCCCCCAGTTCGGTAACAATGTTTCTCACGCGCACAACGTCACCCGTCGTCGCTGGAACCCGAATTTGCAGTCGGTAAAGTCAAAGACCAACGGCGTTTCCAAGCGCGTGAAGGTCTGCACCGGTTGCATCAAGACTGGCAAGATCGTCAAGGGCTAA
- a CDS encoding purine nucleoside permease, whose translation MRSLALRLAVLLVFASIFRSASAQTQEKPWPIRAVVVATFEIGADTGDKPGEFQLWVEREHLDEVVPFPGGVHPLRTNKEHTILGMISGTTIAPATASIMALGLDPRFDLSHAYFLINGIAGVDPKVASLGSAAWAKFVVGDVTRMIDSRETPKSWPYGLFAVSDKEPNQPVGKRAAWFNSNLYPLNAGLVDWAFAMTRGLKLPDDEDSATLRAKFVGDAFREARRPPFVLEGDSFASDYFWHGAVMNQFAEDWVRNWTGGKGVFAMTDMEDSGMMEALTRLDGMKRVDKNRVLVLRTASNYSTPPPGHDPVESLLTPHLGKLAFETAYQTGAPVLHKLVNDWATTRDHIPGTK comes from the coding sequence ATGCGCTCACTTGCTCTTCGTCTCGCAGTTTTGCTGGTTTTCGCCTCCATTTTCCGCTCTGCCAGTGCGCAGACACAGGAAAAACCCTGGCCAATCCGCGCTGTCGTCGTCGCCACCTTCGAAATCGGGGCCGATACCGGCGACAAGCCAGGCGAGTTCCAGCTCTGGGTAGAACGCGAGCATCTGGATGAGGTCGTGCCCTTCCCAGGCGGCGTTCACCCGCTGCGCACCAACAAAGAGCACACCATTCTGGGCATGATCAGCGGAACGACGATCGCTCCGGCCACGGCCTCGATCATGGCGCTTGGGCTCGATCCGCGCTTTGACCTCTCGCACGCCTACTTCCTCATCAACGGCATCGCAGGCGTGGACCCGAAGGTGGCTTCGCTGGGCTCCGCCGCGTGGGCAAAGTTCGTGGTGGGTGACGTCACCCGCATGATCGACTCGCGAGAGACGCCGAAGAGCTGGCCCTATGGCCTCTTTGCCGTGAGCGACAAGGAGCCGAACCAGCCCGTAGGAAAGCGCGCTGCCTGGTTTAACTCCAACCTTTATCCGCTGAACGCCGGGCTCGTGGACTGGGCCTTTGCCATGACCCGCGGGCTGAAGTTGCCGGACGATGAAGACTCGGCAACGCTGCGGGCGAAGTTTGTCGGCGACGCGTTTCGCGAAGCTCGCCGTCCGCCGTTTGTGCTCGAAGGCGACTCCTTCGCCAGCGATTACTTCTGGCACGGCGCTGTCATGAACCAGTTCGCCGAAGACTGGGTACGCAACTGGACCGGCGGCAAGGGCGTCTTCGCCATGACGGACATGGAAGACTCCGGAATGATGGAGGCGTTGACGCGGCTGGACGGCATGAAGCGCGTGGACAAGAACCGCGTGCTGGTACTGCGGACGGCCTCGAACTACTCCACGCCGCCTCCGGGGCATGACCCCGTGGAGAGCCTGCTGACGCCGCATCTTGGCAAGCTGGCCTTCGAGACCGCCTATCAGACCGGCGCGCCCGTGCTGCACAAGCTGGTCAACGACTGGGCCACCACCCGCGATCACATCCCCGGCACGAAATAA
- a CDS encoding segregation/condensation protein A gives MPPSETNPQDELIEQQPDGQEPQQAEPDSSEQNEVVQAETAAPEAAAAETSSASGAAHFALEHPPVRPPAPEPRQKTDKEKEKEEASQSPFMITVGRVYDGPFDLLLDLIRKQNIDIYDIPMAKITAQFLEYTHHLKQTDVDSAGEFVYTASLLIHIKSKMLLPRDPMEVAAGIDEDPRRELVERLLEHERFKSAAQMLQQKQQIEDATWTQSGMKGFLLDEGVSSLDSEREIDADTSSLLLVFRDVLQKLRDRPVHRIDEESVTVAQMIQYVKQRLLMEDRPVSLRKLLGNARSERSLICTFLAMLELIRLQAILFRQPEALGDIMIKKAENFEQVMSENAVVRDDWS, from the coding sequence ATGCCACCATCGGAGACTAATCCGCAGGATGAGCTGATCGAGCAGCAGCCGGACGGGCAGGAACCGCAGCAGGCTGAGCCGGACTCGTCCGAGCAGAACGAAGTGGTGCAGGCAGAGACGGCTGCGCCGGAAGCTGCCGCTGCGGAGACGTCTTCGGCTTCGGGCGCTGCGCACTTTGCGCTGGAGCATCCGCCGGTGCGGCCGCCTGCTCCTGAGCCTCGTCAGAAGACCGACAAGGAGAAGGAAAAAGAAGAGGCTTCGCAGTCGCCCTTCATGATCACCGTCGGTCGTGTGTACGACGGCCCGTTCGACCTTCTGCTCGACCTGATTCGCAAGCAGAACATCGACATTTACGACATTCCGATGGCGAAGATCACGGCTCAGTTTCTTGAGTACACACACCATCTCAAGCAGACAGACGTAGACTCTGCTGGCGAGTTTGTTTACACGGCCTCGCTGCTGATCCACATCAAGAGCAAGATGCTGCTGCCGCGCGATCCGATGGAAGTGGCCGCAGGCATTGATGAAGATCCTCGTCGCGAGCTGGTGGAGCGTCTGTTGGAGCACGAACGCTTCAAGTCGGCTGCACAGATGCTGCAGCAGAAGCAGCAGATCGAAGACGCAACCTGGACGCAGTCTGGGATGAAGGGTTTTCTGCTCGACGAAGGCGTCAGCTCGCTGGACTCAGAGCGCGAGATCGACGCCGACACCTCCTCGCTGCTGCTCGTCTTCCGCGATGTCTTGCAGAAGCTCCGCGATCGTCCGGTCCACAGGATTGACGAGGAGAGCGTAACGGTCGCGCAGATGATTCAGTACGTGAAGCAGCGTCTTCTGATGGAAGACCGCCCGGTAAGCCTGCGCAAACTGCTGGGCAATGCCCGCTCGGAACGCTCGCTGATCTGCACGTTCCTGGCGATGCTGGAGCTCATCCGCCTGCAGGCGATCCTCTTCCGCCAGCCGGAAGCGCTTGGCGACATCATGATCAAAAAGGCTGAGAACTTCGAGCAGGTGATGAGTGAGAACGCCGTTGTCCGCGACGACTGGAGCTAG
- the msrB gene encoding peptide-methionine (R)-S-oxide reductase MsrB has product MTNIPEGGPLADAAKELQPATPARVEKTEAEWREQLTPEQFHVLREKGTERAFTGALYDKKEDGLYHCAACGAALFKSDTKYDSGCGWPSFWEPITPNAVIYHEDVSFGMKRVEVTCATCGSHLGHVFPDGPRQTTGERFCINSVSLGFEPKQ; this is encoded by the coding sequence ATGACGAACATTCCCGAAGGCGGCCCGCTGGCCGACGCCGCCAAAGAGTTGCAGCCAGCTACCCCGGCACGCGTAGAGAAGACCGAGGCCGAGTGGCGCGAGCAACTGACGCCCGAGCAGTTCCACGTTTTGCGTGAAAAAGGCACGGAGCGTGCCTTTACCGGCGCTCTTTATGACAAGAAGGAAGACGGTTTGTATCACTGCGCGGCCTGCGGCGCAGCGCTCTTCAAGAGCGACACCAAGTACGACTCAGGCTGCGGCTGGCCCAGCTTCTGGGAGCCGATCACGCCCAACGCCGTGATTTATCACGAGGACGTCAGCTTCGGCATGAAGCGCGTCGAGGTCACCTGCGCCACCTGCGGCTCGCACCTCGGCCACGTCTTCCCGGACGGCCCGCGGCAAACCACCGGCGAGCGCTTCTGCATCAACTCAGTATCGCTCGGCTTTGAACCAAAGCAGTAA
- a CDS encoding site-2 protease family protein: MANGVSLLAMPLNVALIIFELVLMVLAISIHDCAQAWAANKLGDPTGRMLGRMTLNPIVHFDLFGMAIWPLLYVWTSPLILGWGKPVPMTYRNFRQKNGEMLATLAGPLAQVVAAVVCLVVLIVLKHLVPGAQQSLGEVMMLTFRAPVDTTSLPSIFPVLLLLDIAIFVNLLLAIFNLVPVPFLDGGKILVHFLPYNAAKAFEQYALWIMIGFFFVGFKIILGVFVPAFMFFQHLLLSL, translated from the coding sequence ATGGCAAACGGCGTATCCTTGTTGGCGATGCCTCTGAACGTTGCACTGATCATTTTCGAGCTGGTTCTCATGGTGCTCGCCATCTCCATCCATGACTGCGCGCAGGCGTGGGCGGCCAACAAGCTCGGCGACCCGACCGGGCGAATGCTCGGGCGCATGACGCTGAACCCTATCGTGCACTTCGACCTCTTCGGCATGGCCATCTGGCCGCTGCTGTATGTCTGGACGTCGCCGCTTATCCTCGGCTGGGGCAAGCCCGTTCCGATGACCTACCGCAACTTCCGGCAGAAGAACGGCGAGATGCTGGCGACGCTGGCCGGGCCGCTGGCTCAGGTTGTGGCTGCGGTCGTCTGCCTTGTCGTGCTCATTGTGCTGAAGCACCTGGTTCCGGGAGCACAACAGTCGCTGGGGGAAGTGATGATGCTGACCTTCCGCGCGCCGGTCGATACCACGAGCCTGCCAAGCATCTTCCCCGTGCTGCTGCTGCTGGACATCGCCATCTTCGTCAACCTGCTGTTGGCGATCTTCAACCTCGTTCCCGTGCCGTTTCTCGACGGCGGCAAGATCCTGGTGCACTTCCTGCCCTACAACGCGGCTAAGGCGTTTGAGCAGTACGCGCTCTGGATCATGATCGGGTTCTTCTTCGTGGGCTTCAAGATCATCCTTGGGGTGTTTGTCCCGGCGTTCATGTTCTTCCAGCATCTGCTGTTGTCTTTGTGA